In a single window of the Cygnus olor isolate bCygOlo1 chromosome 5, bCygOlo1.pri.v2, whole genome shotgun sequence genome:
- the ATG2B gene encoding autophagy-related protein 2 homolog B isoform X2, which produces MPWPFSESIKKRACRYLLQRYLGHFLQEKLSLEQLSLDLYQGTGSLTQVPLDKWCLNEILESADAPLEVTDGFIQSISLSVPWGSLLQDNCALEVKGLEMVFRPRPRLASGSEPMYWSSFMTSSMQLAKECLSQKLTDEQGEGSQPFEGLEKFAETIETVLRRVKVTFLDTVLRVEHVPENSKSGTALEIRIERTMYCDETADECSGINVHQPTAFAHKLLQLSGVSFFWDEFPASTKSSPVCSATQLATEPKLSPSWNPKITYEPHPQLTRNLPEITPSDPVQISKLIGRMELSLTLKQNEVLPGAKLDVDGQVDSVHLFLSPRQVHLLLDMVAAIAGPESLSRIELSNKDRKNRPMKQEDEYRIQMELKRYLRKESLSAGASSEQSFYETETARTPSSREEEVFFSMADMDMSHSLSSLPPLGDPPTMDLDLSLTSTYTTTPAGSPLSTTVLQPTWGDFLDRNRQELQPPRGSSLTANVVHQTSLRRTSIPSRSVSVDESRPELLFRLAVGTFSVSVLHIDPLPPPESSLNHNPLTPMARDFFARIEKIEPVKFATEDFLSFREVFAEACSHDHLRFIGTGIKVSYEQRQRSASRSFSTDLSIGDMEFLECLFSTDSHSIQPHYTELLTFHSEEEDTHALPCLQLHYKHSDNRGPQGSQGRLSSVPQKAELQIKLSPVFCELDISIVDRLNSLLQPQKLTTVEMMASHMYTSYNKHINLHKAFTEVFLDDSHTPANCRVSVQVTAPALNLSVRFPIPDLRSDQERGPWFKKSLQKEILHLEFTDMEFKTEFIGGSTPEQVKLELTFKELTGSFEEDKAQAPIKFFQVSGGVDGDMTSSDNFDWPRIVLKINPLAVHSILERIAAEEEEGDGNFQEEEEGGPHSLKDVCDIRRPEPSPFSSRRVMFENEEMVMPGDIVEMTEFQDKTINNSHYVLELMLPNIHLTLPNKSFYEKLYNRISNDLLLWEPTAPSPVETFENLSYGVGLSVASQLINTFSKDSFSQFKSAVHYDDESGSEEETLQYYSAVDPNYRSRRRKKLDSQNKNSQSFLSVLLNVTHGLVSIFTDVKDDGNILEGKYGEFWFEFNSGSLFSVTKYEGFEDRHYVCLHSGSLNLYHQGMVDGVVPSSEVRLPSTIRPHWLEPTICFSEEDGLSRTTSDGVGVDCPNMLTVAVKIQSDKIESNTKEFLVAVGLRGATLQHRVLPSGLSWHEQILYFLNISDEPVLGYNPPATVTTFHVHLWSCALDYRPLFLPVRSLLTVETFSISSSVAVDKSSSTLRIILDEAALHLSDKCNTVMVNLHRDYVRVMDMGLLELTITTVKSDSEEERTKPRFELHCSSDVIHIRTCSDSCAALMNLIQYIASYGDLHPPTKTEIKCGVSKPKMKVESFSQPSSHGPALAESEQQILRDLMSDAMEEIETHQTASAMKPESNGVLDDRSQTQEPSCSDLFLFPDESGNASQDSSPTYASFTHHLINEAVGDVPAESDDFCILFAPKVAVADKEEEPVIKKMVDDAIIIRENHFSQPIKKTDTSKAPLHFPVPLVRYVVKEISLIWHLYGGRDFGTAPPTSPAKSFISPHSSPSHTPTRHGRSTACGGRGRNPDFLMEIQLSKVKFQHEVYPPGGAEGESSLLEQPVSRQVFIVQDLEIRDRLATSQMNKFLYLYCSKEMPRKAHSNMLTVKALHVRPESGRSPQECCLRVSLMPLRLNIDQDALFFLKDFFTSLSTEVELLVTPDPEVKKSPGAEVTCSLPRHVSSLKDPSPVISFSSHKQTTENGTFDPMDVVNGDDHHFSQEATSYSDQPVFFREFRFTSEVPIRLDYHGKHVSMDQGTLAGILIGLAQLNCSELKLKRLCYRHGLLGVDKLFSYAISEWLNDIKKNQLPGILGGVGPMHSLVQLVQGLKDLVWLPIEQYRKDGRIVRGFQRGAASFGTSTAMAALELTNRMVQTIQAAAETAYDMVSPGPTFIETKKIKRFPRHRLAHQPVDLREGVAKAYSVVKEGITDTAQTIYETAAREHENRGVTGAVGGVLRQIPPTVVKPFIVATEATSNVLGGMRNQIRPDVRQEESQKWRLGED; this is translated from the exons AACTATGTACTGTGATGAAACTGCTGATGAGTGCTCTGGAATTAATGTACATCAGCCCACAGCTTTTGCTCACAAGTTACTTCAGCTCTCAGGTGTCTCTTTCTTCTGGGATGAGTTTCCCGCATCAACAAAGTCCTCCCCAGTGTGTTCAGCTACACAgctg GCAACTGAGCCAAAGCTTTCACCTAGCTGGAACCCAAAAATCACTTATGAGCCACATCCGCAATTAACAAGAAACTTGCCAGAAATTACTCCTTCTGACCCTGTACAGATCAGTAAGCTGATTGGTAGAATGGAGCTGAGCCTaacattaaagcaaaatgaagtaCTTCCTGGAGCTAAG TTGGATGTGGATGGACAGGTAGACTCTGTACATCTGTTTCTGTCACCAAGGCAGGTGCATCTTCTGTTGGACATGGTAGCAGCTATTGCAGGACCAG AGAGCCTAAGCAGGATAGAATTGTCAAATAAAGATAGGAAGAACCGACCGATGAAGCAGGAGGATGAGTATCGAATTCAGATGGAGTTGAAACgttatttaagaaaagagtCTTTATCTGCAGGAGCCTCATCTGAACAAAGCTTCTATGAAACAGAGACTGCCAGAACGCCTTCTAGTCGTG AAGAAGAAGTTTTTTTCTCGATGGCTGACATGGACATGTCTCAcagcctttcctcccttccaccTCTTGGAGACCCTCCTACTATGGATCTAGACTTGTCTTTAACTAGTACGTACACAACTACACCAGCAGGATCTCCACTGAGCACTACAGTG cttcaaCCAACTTGGGGTGATTTTCTTGACCGTAACAGACAAGAGCTACAACCTCCTAGAGGTTCTTCGCTTACAGCCAATGTGGTTCACCAGACTTCCTTAAGAAGGACAT CTATTCCATCCAGATCTGTTTCTGTGGATGAATCCAGACCTGAGCTTCTTTTTAGACTGGCAGTGGGAACTTTCTCAGTGTCTGTACTTCATATTGACCCTTTACCCCCACCTGAAAGTTCACTGAACCATAACCCATTGACACCAATGGCTCGGGATTTCTTTGCCCGAATAGAAAAGATTGAGCCAGTTAAGTTTGCAACAGAAGATTTTCTATCCTTCCGAGAAGTGTTTGCAGAAGCTTGTTCTCATGATCACCTTAG ATTTATAGGTACTGGCATCAAAGTGTCTTATGAACAGAGACAAAGGTCTGCCTCTCGAAGTTTTAGTACTGATTTATCCATTGGGGATATGGAGTTCCTGGAATGCCTTTTCTCTACTGACTCTCATTCCATTCAGCCTCACTATACAGag CTGCTGACATTTCATTCTGAAGAAGAAGACACTCATGCTCTGCCATGTCTTCAGCTTCATTATAAGCATTCAGATAATAGAGGACCTCAG ggTAGTCAAGGGAGACTCAGTTCTGttccacagaaagcagaattacaAATAAAGTTAAGTCCAGTGTTTTGTGAGCTGGATATTAGTATTGTAGATAGATTAAATTCTTTACTTCAACCACAGAAACTAACTACAGTGGAGATGATGGCATCTCATATGTACACTTCTTACAACAAGCACATAAATCTG CATAAAGCATTTACTGAAGTTTTTCTGGATGATTCACATACTCCTGCAAACTGTAGAGTTTCAGTTCAAGTCACTGCCCCTGCATTAAATCTGTCTGTTCGCTTCCCAATACCTGACCTGCGGTCAGATCAGGAAAGAGGACCATGGTTTAAGAAATCACTTCAGAAGGAGATTCTTCATCTTGAATTTACAGATATggaatttaaaactgaatttataGGAGGGTCAACTCCAGAACAAGTTAAATTAGAACTTACATTCAAAGAGCTAACTG GTTCATTTGAAGAAGATAAAGCCCAAGCACCAATAAAATTTTTTCAAGTGTCTGGTGGCGTAGATGGAGATATGACATCATCAGATAACTTTGACTGGCCTCg GATTGTATTGAAAATAAACCCTTTGGCTGTGCACTCCATTCTGGAAAGGATAGCagctgaggaggaagaaggagatgGTAATTttcaagaggaagaagaaggagggCCTCATTCTTTGAAGGATGTCTGTGATATTAGAAGACCAGagccttctcctttttcttctcgTAGGGTcatgtttgaaaatgaagag atggtGATGCCAGGAGATATAGTTGAAATGACTGAATTTCAAGATAAAACGATTAACAATTCTCATTATGTACTGGAACTCATGTTACCAAACATTCACTTAACATTaccaaacaaaagcttttacGAAAAACTTTACAATAG GATCAGCAATGATTTACTGCTGTGGGAACCAACAGCTCCATCTCCTgtagaaacatttgaaaacctTTCTTATGGTGTTGGATTATCTGTGGCCAGCCAGCTCATCAATACTTTCAGTAAAGACAGCTTTAGTCAGTTTAAATCTGCAGTTCATTATG ATGATGAGAGTGGATCAGAGGAGGAAACACTACAATACTATTCTGCTGTTGATCCAAACTATCGTTCACGCAGAAGGAAAAAGCTTGACTCTCAGAACAAGAACTCACAAAGCTTTCTGTCTGTTCTGCTAAATGTGACACATGGATTAGTGTCAATATTCACAGATGTAAAG GATGATGGAAATATACTGGAAGGAAAATATGGCGAATTCTGGTTTGAATTCAACAGCGGTTCACTTTTTAGTGTGACTAAATACGAAGGCTTTGAAGACAGACACTACGTTTGCCTCCATTCTGGCAGCCTCAATTTATATCATCAAG GTATGGTGGATGGGGTCGTCCCTTCATCCGAAGTACGACTGCCCAGCACGATACGTCCCCATTGGTTAGAACCTACTATTTGTTTTTCGGAAGAAGATGGTCTTAGTAGGACTACTTCAGATGGTGTGGGAGTGGACTGTCCAAATATGTTGACCGTTGCAGTCAAAATCCAATCAGATAAAATAGAGAGCAATacaaag GAATTTCTAGTTGCTGTTGGACTAAGAGGAGCCACCCTTCAGCACAGAGTGTTGCCTTCCGGCTTAAGCTGGCATGAACAG attttatattttttgaatatttctgatGAGCCTGTTTTGGGATATAATCCTCCAGCTACAGTTACAACTTTTCATGTACATCTGTGGAGTTGTGCTCTTGATTACAG GCCTTTATTTTTGCCGGTCAGATCACTACTTACTGTTGAAACTTTCAGCATTTCCAGCAGTGTTGCAGTAGATAAATCCTCTTCTACTCTCAG aatAATTTTAGATGAAGCTGCTTTGCATCTGTCTGACAAATGCAACACTGTTATGGTGAACCTCCATAGAG ATTATGTTCGTGTTATGGATATGGGATTGCTGGAACTAACTATTACAACAGTAAAATCTGATTCTGAGGAGGAAAGA ACTAAACCACGTTTTGAGCTGCATTGTTCCAGTGATGTAATCCATATTCGCACCTGCTCCGATTCATGTGCTGCACTAATGAATCTTATACAATACATTGCAAGTTATGGTGATCTACATCCTCCAACTAAGACAGAGATTAAATGCGGAGTTAGCAAGCCGAAAATGAAG GTAGAGAGTTTTAGCCAACCCTCTTCACATGGACCAGCCCTTGCTGAATCAGAGCAACAGATTTTACGGGATTTGATGAGTGATGCTATGGAGGAAATCGAGACTCATCAGACTGCATCTGCCATGAAGCCAGAGTCTAATG GTGTTTTGGATGACAGGTCTCAAACTCAGGAGCCATCTTGCTCAGATCTCTTCCTGTTTCCAGATGAAAGTGGAAATGCGTCACAAGATTCAAGCCCCACTTATGCTTCATTCACTCATCACCTGATAAATGAAGCTGTGGGAGATGTTCCTGCAGAAAGTGATGACTTCTGCATTCTTTTCGCCCCCAAAGTCGCTGTTGCT GACAAAGAAGAAGaaccagtaattaaaaaaatggttgaTGATGCAATTATTATAAGGGAAAATCATTTCAGCCAACctataaaaaaaacagatacaagCAAAGCTCCCCTTCATTTTCCCGTTCCTCTGGTACGCTATGTTGTGAAGGAAATCTCTCTTATTTGGCATCTTTATGGTGGAAGGGATTTTGGGACTGCACCACCAACATCTCCAGCTAAAAGTTTCAT AAGTCCCCATAGTTCTCCTTCTCATACACCAACAAGGCATGGAAGGAGTACAGCAtgtgggggaagaggaagaaacccAGATTTCCTAATGGAAATACAATTGAGCAAG GTGAAATTCCAGCATGAGGTATACCCTCCAGGTGGTGCAGAAGGTGAATCCAGTCTGTTGGAACAGCCAGTGTCACGTCAGGTTTTTATTGTTCAAGACCTGGAGATTAGAGACCGCTTAGCTACATCACAGATGAATAAATTTCTTTACCTCTACTGTAGTAAGGAGATGCCCAGAAAAGCACATTCAAACATG TTAACAGTTAAAGCATTGCATGTCCGTCCAGAGTCTGGCAGATCCCCACAGGAATGTTGTTTACGCGTTTCACTAATGCCACTTCGCCTCAACATTGACCAG GAtgccttgtttttcttgaaagacTTTTTCACTAGCCTGTCTACAGAAGTAGAACTCTTAGTTACTCCAGATCCTGAAG TTAAAAAGTCTCCTGGTGCTGAAGTTACATGTAGTTTGCCCAGGCATGTCAGCAGCCTTAAGGACCCAAGTCCagtcatttctttctcatcacACAagcaaacaactgaaaatggTACCTTTGATCCTATGGATGTGGTTAATGGAGATGATCATCATTTCTCACAAGAAGCGACGTCATACAGTGATCAGCCAGTATTTTTCAG AGAATTTCGTTTTACATCAGAAGTTCCAATACGGCTTGATTACCATGGCAAACATGTATCAATGGATCAG GGGACACTAGCTGGGATTCTTATTGGGCTTGCTCAATTAAACTGTTCAGAATTAAAGCTGAAGAGACTTTGTTACAGACATGG CTTATTAGGTGTGGATAAATTGTTCTCCTATGCAATCAGTGAATGGCTTAATGATATAAAGAAAAACCAGCTGCCAGGAATTTTGGGAGGAGTAGGGCCTATGCACTCGCTAGTGCAGTTAG TTCAAGGTCTGAAAGACTTGGTGTGGTTACCAATTGAACAGTACCGGAAGGATGGCCGTATTGTAAGAGGCTTTCAAAGAGGAGCAGCATCTTTTGGTACTTCAACTGCAATGGCAGCGCTGGAGCTGACAAACAGAATGGTTCAGACTATACAG gcagctgcagaaacTGCATATGACATGGTATCACCAGGGCCTACCtttattgaaacaaaaaagataaaacgATTCCCTCGCCATCGTTTGGCTCATCAGCCAGTAGACTTACGGGAAGGTGTTGCCAAAGCATACAGTGTAGTAAAAGAG GGAATTACAGACACAGCTCAAACCATCTATGAGACTGCTGCTCGTGAGCATGAAAACAGAGGAGTAACTGGAGCAGTAGGAGGAGTCCTCCGCCAAATTCCACCAACTGTGGTAAAACCCTTCATTGTTGCAACAGAGGCAACCTCAAATGTTTTAGGTGGAATGAGAAACCAGATCAGGCCAGATGTGCGTCAAGAAGAGTCTCAGAAATGGCGCCTTGGGGAAgactga